Proteins found in one Pseudochaenichthys georgianus chromosome 13, fPseGeo1.2, whole genome shotgun sequence genomic segment:
- the LOC117457902 gene encoding uncharacterized protein, which produces MTTGMSTAGVHRGFLRKYGGFMFKQWKEKYLVLTLEGSLLVCRDAESPPDQRVALHSSCESIVEGREIIDLPKLPPGGRRDCCFALILPQNKFLLLLSDNPDDCNLWLNLIRKVREGVMSPLTLQRQHSIIPCITDRDPLPDSSSDKDPGSPRFSEGTPPMSRVTQRGGSFRDSGQNQAGGPQQPLRSVPVAPPHRASDCLRHGNSSDARAVRAVCLMMGGAAASSALGYLNSCSSSSPLAGRASEIAHVTGGFSEPPAGGSFHACSQDVDSPHFNSFDFEGDSDFDAFDCGGFAF; this is translated from the exons ATGACCACAGGCATGAGCACAGCAGGCGTCCATCGAGGCTTCCTCAGGAAATATG GGGGCTTCATGTTTAAGCAGTGGAAGGAGAAGTACCTGGTGCTGACCCTGGAGGGGAGCCTGTTGGTGTGCCGCGATGCAGAGTCGCCTCCAGACCAGAGGGTAGCCCTACACAGCAGCTGTGAGTCCATCGTAGAGGGCCGGGAAATCATCGACCTGCCCAAGCTGCCTCCAGGGGGCAGGAGGGACTGCTGCTTCGCCCTCATCCTGCCGCAGAACAagttcctgctgctgctctctgacAACCCTGATGACTGCAA TCTCTGGCTGAATTTGATCAGGAAAGTGAGGGAG GGTGTCATGTCCCCCCTGACCCTCCAGAGACAGCACAGCATCATTCCCTGCATCACCGACAGAGACCCCCTGCCGGATTCCTCCAGCGATAAAGACCCCGGGTCACCCAGGTTCAGTGAGGGGACCCCTCCTATGTCCCGTGTCACTCAGCGGGGAGGCTCCTTCAGAGACAGTGGCCAAAACCAAG CCGGTGGGCCTCAGCAGCCGCTGCGCAGTGTCCCTGTGGCCCCCCCTCATCGTGCGTCAGATTGTCTtcgccatggcaacagcagTGATGCCCGGGCGGTGCGGGCCGTGTGCCTAATGATGGGGGGGGCGGCAGCCTCCTCTGCTCTGGGCTACCTCAActcctgctcctcttcctccccgcTGGCTGGCAGAGCCTCAGAGATAGCCCACGTCACCGGGGGCTTCTCAGAGCCCCCTGCGGGGGGGTCCTTCCACGCCTGCAGCCAGGACGTGGACTCCCCCCACTTCAACAGCTTCGACTTTGAAGGAGACTCCGACTTTGATGCATTCGATTGTGGAGGATTTGCTTTTTAG